The Clostridiales bacterium FE2011 sequence AGGAACTCCTACCTCCACCATAGAATAATATCTACGTAAACTGAATAATGCCTATGAAGAGTGCGCGAGGGACAAGCCCTGTGACCGCACGACAACCTGCCGGAAACGGTAAGGTGCCAAAGCTTGACCGATAGGGTGAATGGAAAAGAATAGAAGCCATCCTGTCGGGAACGATAGGATGGCTTTTCCGTGCTCTTCATGGCAGAAAGGAGAGTACGGAAATGGATGAAAACAACAGAATGGTTCCAAATCTCTCGGTGTTTCATGCGCTGCGTTGGATGTCGCCCGGCAAGCGACCAAATCATTCCCGCTTTGTTATATGATATGACCGTGGCCTGGGGCTGCGGAAAGGAAAGAAGGAGGGATCGTTCAGATGGCAACACTACTTGATCGCGCAATTGAGTTCGCAATGGTGAAGCACGCCGGACAGGTGAGAAAGGGAACTTCAATTCCCTATTTCACTCATGTCATGGAAGCCATGGAGATCGTTTCCCGTATGACGGAAGACGAGGAACTCCGTGCGGCGGCTGTTCTGCACGATACCCTGGAAGATACAAAGACAACGAAAGAAGAACTGGTCGAAGCTTTCGGTCAGCGTGTAGCTGACCTTGTGGCGGTGGAAAGTGAAGACAAACGGAAAGAACGGCCGGAAGGTGAAACCTGGCTGATTCGGAAAACAGAAACCATAGAACATCTCCGGGAGGCGGATACGGAAATCAGGATGCTTGCTCTGGGTGACAAGCTTTCCAATATCCGAGCAATGACCCGGGACTATAAGGTTATCGGTGAGAAACTGTGGCAGAAGTTCAATGAAAAAAATCCGGTAATGCAGGGCATGTATTATGGCGAACTGGCCAATGCCTTTGGTGAGGATGAAACTCTGCGCGAGACACCGGAATACAGGGAATATATTGAGCTGTGTGCCGGATTGTTCAGCAAAATATACGATGGTGATGGAAACCTGCTGGAAGAAAATGAGGCGGAAGAAGGCGAAACGGCGGAGGATTCAGAAGGTGAACTGCCGATCCGCTTCTTTTTCTCGGAGGCTGTGGATGAATTGCGTTCCGTATTGCCGGAAGGAACGCATTTTGATGCTCTGATTTTTGACCGGACAGAGGATGAAGACATCCAGGAAATCCAGAAGATGGCTGCAACCCTGGATGCTTTCCTGCGCACGGAAGATATAGGCTTTACGGATGTCCATATGCAGTTTATTAATGATCCGGATTCTGATGATGTTTCCTGGAGACGGACAGAAGACGGCTATACACTTCATCTCTGTGCGGAAAGCGGGAAAAACTGGTGCCAGGTGGCTTATCAGCTGGGATATCTCATGATGCACTGTCTGATAGATCACCTGAACAAGGATACAGAAGGGATCTCCTGGGCTGAAGAACTGATCTGTGAAACAGCGGCACTGGAAGTGTTCTCCTATTTCTCAGCATATTGGAATGATATGCCTTTCGGAAAGGAAGATCCGGAATATGCAAAGCACCTCAAGGAATATGTGAGCGACTGTCTGTCAGACCAGGGCACATCAGCGCTTCTTCGCTGCAGGGATAAGGAAGAACTGAAGGCAATCAACGAACGGAATCTTTTTGACGACCGCCTGGATGAAAGCCATGACCTGTATCGTGCAATGAATCCGGGAGACCTGCAGCTCCTGGCACAAGTCCGGGAATTTGAAACGGATGATTTGCTCCTGGATACCGATTACTGGCGCAGATTATCCAGTGGTTCCCAGGCAGTGGATTATATCTGCCGGCTCCAGGACAGGATCCCTGGTTGTGAGATTTCCGCAGAGGCAACCGGTGAAAACAGGGAAAAAATGAACGAAGAATCACCCATCAACCCGGAAGAAAATGATGAAGGCATTGAGTATGACGATCTGAATGAATTTGACATCATAGAACAGATCCTGCATCCGGATGGATGGGAAGATGAAAAAAACAAATAGCGTCTACTCAATGAATCAGCATTATCTTGTAGACACTAAATATTTTTTCAGTATAGTATTTTTGTGTTTCTCTCAATAGTATATACAAATATATATTATTTTTTGCATATAACTTACTTGCTCCAGCATGTCATAACTGTATCGCAAAACAACTTCGCGTCTAAATAGAAGCCTTTATTATCCCATAAGTAATATTGTTGTATTGTTTCATTATAGACATCGTACCATTCACTATCTGGTGTTGTAACTTTTCGTGCTTGGCAACCCTCTTGATTAGATTTAATTTCATAATTGTAGGCATCATCACTTTTTGTACAAGATATGATTAAGGTACCTGGCTTAGCAAAACCAGATACATTATCTTTTATATTGGTTATTGGCGTGTCATTTAATATTATGTTAAAATTTTTATAACCATTTTCTGATAGAATCGTTTTGATCCTATTTATAAAACTATCAATTTCATAAGCTAAAAAGACAGTAGAAAAAGCTTTAAAGCAATCTTTTATTTTTTTTATATCTGTACCTATGATGTTGCCAATCTTGCTATAATGAGCACTGGAGTTTCGCTTAGGCTGAATGATGGAATCAATAAGGTGTTGAAAGGAACCAGAGTCTGTTTCAGAAGCTAAATAATCTATTGCTGAATCCGTAAAATTCCATGCAGCTCTTAGATTGTCCGATCTATATGAACTAGGTGTTTGAACCCATCTTTTTTGAACTGCATCATCTATTGATGTACACCGTAGCAGATAACGTAAAGTACGCCAGGCAATCCATGAATCGAGCAAGATCCATCCATATGCAGCTAAAGATGTTTGCAATGTTGCCCCTTCTAGATTATTAGACTTTTCAATTATTTCTTGTATTCTGGGTTCAATGTCCTTAATGTATTTATCTATAACATGCATTAGAACTCACCTGAAAAATATCTTATTCCTTCACTTATACGCTCATAAGCGGATTGAGTAGAAGAGGCTCGTCTAGGACTAAACAAATAGTTGAATTGATCTTCTCCTATTGTGGCTTTCCAATTTCTGATATAAGCTGAAAGTCGATCTGTATTTATCTCTTTTGGATCGTGTAGTATTTTATATGTCAAGCCTACCCAAATAGATTCCAAAAACGCTTGAGTTGGCCTTGTATTAGGAGATAAATCTTCTATACTCAATGATAAAACTATATCTAAAGCAGCATTGAATACTGTATCAAATTCTGCTTCTGAGTGATATTCAATTCCTGGCTTTTTTCGCCTGGGATTATCAAATTCTTTTTGTTGTGAAAAAAAATTATCTAACATGGTACGGGTTGAATTCCCGGTGAATTTTTGTGGATATGTAAAATAATATGCAAAAAATTTCAGAATTAGTTCTTGTATTCTTGAAAAATTATGATTATCTCTTTGAGCTTTTGTTCTAAGAAAATTCCATTTATCAAATCGAGTATCATTTGCAATTTTATGTAGATAATTAGCAAATGAACCATAGGATATTGCCATACGTATTTCTTGCGCACTTAGTTTTTCTCCACCTGTATTTAGACGTTGGAAAGCTAGATACATAGATGACTGATCCTGATCGGGAGCAACAGGACGCATAACAGTAATATTCAACAGCACATCTTTAAGACGTTCTTGGTCTTCATAATCCAATTCATCAAAAGTTTTATTAATCCAATTGTGATGAATGTTTCCGGTTAATTTAAAAGCGCGTCCATTAAACTTTTTCTCTTCTATATAATAGTATAGAGAGCGTAATCTTTGGTGTCCGTCAACAATATAATAGTGGGCGCTTTCTTTATCATCGTAAAGAAAAATAGAAGGGATAGGGAAGCCTCTTAGAATAGAATCAACAAATTCAGATGCTTTTTTTATAGTCCAAACATAAGCTCGCTGAAAATCGGGAACTACTAACTTATTATTCCACCACTTCATTAAAGTGGATAGGTTATATGTATTATAAAAAACAGCGATATCATCACCCATTAAGGTGTTGTCTTCAATTTCCTCATCTAAGGCTTGTTCGAATTCGATTTCTTCATCAGATATAGTAAGTATCTTATCTTCCATGTGTTTATGTCCTGCCTTTACATTAATTAAATTGATAATAACATATTTTCATAAAAAAAATAAAGCCCATAATAATATAATTATTATGTTAAAACAATACATTATTATTTTATATTTCCATGGTAAAACATATAAAGTATTGTGCGATAATTTATTTTAGAAATTTTTCTAAAATTTGCCAATCAGATTCAGAAGCTTCAGATAATTTGTATATCGTATTGATGGCAAAAGAGGATTGACAGGTCATTATTTCTATAATTTGGTTCCTTTTATGATCAGATTCACACTTTGGATACATATCATTATTCTCACCAGTAAGCCAACCTGGATTTAGTCCATATGTTTTTTCTATCGACTTAATCTGTGCAAGACGTGGAGTCCGACAACCAGAAGTCCAGCTATTTACGGCATGATGTGACACATTTAAATCAACAGCAATTTGTTTGTTGGTCTTATCAAGCGCCTTTTTAAGCTCTTTAATGCGAAACAAAATGAGGTGCCTCCTATGATTTGACTTTGTAGGAGTAGTATAACATTTGAATGAGACAATGTATAGTTTCACAAATTTGACATAGTAATATAAAATGGATATAATAATTATACAAAGTATGATACGGAGGAATAAATGATTTATAGAATTAATGCTATTAAGGGCGTACAAGCGGGGCTCCCATATTATACTTGTATGATTTCTATCTGGCAGCTTATTGCGTTTCTGGATATGACAAATGCCAAGTTACCGGCAGAAAAAAGAGCTCAGCGGCAACTGAATAAGTCTCGCATTCCAGATATTAAAAAGTATATTCTTGATAATTCAGATAGCTATGTTTTTTCGGCAGTAACATTATGTGTGGATGGAAATCTTGTATTTGATGAGTTTGATTCATGCGCTACACCGAAATGTGGTGTGCTCTGCATTTCTGACGAAAGCAAAGTGGCAATTATAGATGGACAACATAGAATATCGGCATTGAGAGATGCGATGGCAGAAAACAAAAAACTACGCTATGAGCATCTCCCAGTTGTTTTGTTTAGAGATTTCGGACTTGAGAGAAGTCAACAAATGTTTTCTGATTTGAATCGGCATGTAATCAGACCGACAAAATCACTGAATGTTATGTATGACAAGCGAGATCCCATGGCTCGGATTGTGTGTAAACTGTTTCGAGAATTACCGGTTTTTAGAAAAACGGTTGAGCCGGAAAAAGCTTCTGTGCCGGTTAGAAGTGATAACTTGTTTACTGTGAGTGCCATTTATAATGCTACATCAGAATTATTGCATGGTATGCCCTTGTCAAGCAACAATGATGCTTTTGATGTGGCCAAAGCATTCTGGAATAAACTTTATGAAATCATACCGGAATGGTCCTGTGTACAGAATGGTACAGAAGAAGCTGGCGAGGTCCGCAAAAAGACGGTTTGTACACAAGCAGTAACGTTGATTGCATTGGGTCGGACGGGGTGCTTCTGCTATTCGAAACGGCATGATTTTGAGGATCTGTCCGCCTTGACAAATGTGAATTGGATGAGGGATAATCCACAATGGCAGGGTATGCTGGTTAACGATAATAAGGTCAGCGGAACACGTGCAAGTACGCAAGCCTTAACAAAACACTTGATTTCCCTGATCAGTAGATAAGGAAGGAGGTGCCTGTATGCCGAATTTAACGCAGGAAAGTATAAAAAACGTTATTACGGTAATCCAGGACCTCTATCAGTCGGATTCGATTCCTTGGGTATGCGGATATTCGGGTGGTAAAGATTCTACCGCGACAGTACAACTGGTCTGGGAAGCCTTGAATGGTCTTCCGAAAGAAGCACTGAAGAAAGATGTTCATATCATCAGCACGGATACGCTGGTGGAAAGTCCGGTTGTTGCTGCCTGGCAAAAGAGATCATTAGCGAAGATGGAAGCTACAGCGGAGCAGAGCGGACTTCCAATTCATGTGCATCAACTGAAGCCACAGATTAGGGATACTTTTTGGGTGAATCTGATTGGAAGGGGATATCCTTATCCTCGACCGACTATGAGATGGTGTACGAATCGCCTAAAGATACAGCCAGCGAATAATTTCATTGAAGCTATGGTAAATAGTGCCGGAGAAGCAATATTGGTTTTAGGTACGCGCAAATCTGAAAGTGCTTCTCGTGGGGCCCGTATGGAGAAATATGAGAAGAAACGGGTTCGGGAATTCCTTTCTCCAGATGGCAGTCATATGAATAGTTATGTATTTAGTCCCATTGAGGAGTGGAGTAGTAACAATGTATGGCAGTATTTAATGAGCCACGAGAATACATGGGGACAAAGCAATAAGGAATTGTTAGCTATGTATAGCGGAGCATCTGCAGATGGTGAATGCCCGCTGGTTTTGGATACATCTACTCCGAGTTGCGGAAATAGTAGAATGGGTTGTTGGGTTTGCACTCTGGTGGCTGAAGATAAGAGCATGGCAGCGATGATTCAGAATGATGAAGAAAAAGCTTGGATGTTGCCGTTGCTTGAGTTTCGCAATGAAATTGCTGCGGATAACGAAACAGACCGAGAACGTCGTGATTTCCGGAGAATGAACGGTCGGTTGACTTATCACAAAGGCCGATTGGTACACGGCCCATATACAAAAGAAACGAGGGAGCATTTTCTCCGCCGTTTGCTTGAAGTTGAGAAGTTTGTTAATGAGAACGGGCCCAAAGAGCTGGAAGAGCACCCCTTGATTACACATGAGGAACTACAGCAGATTCGTAGGATTTGGCTGACGGAAAAGAATGAGTTTGATGATACTCTACCCAGAATTTATAAAGAAGTCACAGGTAAAGAGTTCCAGGATTCTGTGAATCATCCGAATCGCTATTTTGGCGAGAAGGAATGGGAGTTGCTTAAGGAAACCTGCAGGGAAGTTTTCCCGGACGAGAAGCTCATGATGAGCTTGTGCAGCAGCGGGCTGAATCTGGAAGCTAGCTATACAATGAAAGCTACAAGACGCGGCATTCGCGCAGATATCGAGCAGATCCTGAAACGGAACATGTTCCGGGATGAGGATGATGCATGCCAGTTCTATGAAAAACATAATGATATAAAGCCGGCGGAAGAACAGGCTGAAGATAATGATGACTATACGGAGGACACTGAAGGATGATTATCAGAAAAGTGGAACTCCGGAATTTCGGTCTGTATTACGGCCATCATGAAATCGACTTTACGGTCGGCGACCAGGAGAAAAACGTTACCCTGATTGGCGGACTGAACGGCCGAGGAAAGACAACTTTCCTCGACTCGATTACCTTGGGACTGTATGGACGCCGGGCTCTGCGGTATCTGCAGGATGAACGGATCAAATACAGTCAGTATCTCCTGAATCATATCAATAAAAGCGCACTTCATGATGAAACCATGGTCCGGATCACACTGGGCGATGTCAGTGTGGAAGACAACGAACTGGTGATTAGTCGTCGTTGGAGCCAGGACAGGAAAGGCGCTGTGCAGGAAATCTTTGAAGTCTTCCGGCATGGTGTGCTGGATGCTACGCTTAGTGAGAACTGGGATTACTATGTCGAGGAAATCCTGCCTCTGAATATTAGCCGGTTTTTCTTTTTTGACAATGAGAAGATAGCGCAGATTGCGGACGATGAGACCTTTGAGAGCGTCAAAGAATCCATTCAGAGTTTGCTGGGCCTGACAACCATTGATTCCCTGACGGAAGATATGCAAAAATACATATCTCTGGCTTATGAACAGGATAAAAAAACACCGGAGAATGAGACGGAGCAGGAATTAAAGAAGATTGAGTTGGATCTGTCGGAAATCCGCCGGGAGAATGAACGGCTGTCTGTTGATCTTTCAGACCTTAAGGGTGAACTCAGGACCACGGAAGAACAGTATGCTTCGCTGGAAAGTGAATTCTGGGCTAAGGGTGGCAATTTGGGCCTGAAAAAGGAAGAGATGGAACAGCGCCGTGATTCGCTGAATAATGATCTGAACCTGAAGCAAAGTCAGGTAACCGGACTTGTAGAATCGTCCATGACACCCTTCTTGGTTTGCCGCAGGCTCCTGATGGATGCGTATGATTCGGCTTCTAGGGCTGAGAAGGAAAAAGCTTCTGCCTATATGGATAAGACCCTGGATATTCTGGCTGAAAGGCTGAAACAGGGGAGTTATGGCGCTGAAGAGATCAAGACGATCTCAATTTTTCTGCAACAAATGAAAGATCAGATGATGCAGAATCCGCAGCCGGAACAGACCGATGCACTGTCAGCTTCTTCCTATCTGCTTTTGAGCAATTTGGTGCTGCATCTGGAAGAGGAGGTTAGAAAGATTGACCTGCTCGAGGATGAGATCGAGAGCATCCGCAATGAGCTGGATAGCCTGGAAATGATGCTCAGCTTTGAGGCTAGCGAGACGGATGTCCGTGAAACCTGGAATAAGATGCAGAAGCTCTCCTCTGAAAAACTTGAAAAGGAAGTCCGGCGGAAGTCTGTTGAGGAAGAAATAGAACGGAATGAAGGCCGGATCGCCAACCTGGAAAAAAACAGGGAGAGACTGCATCAGAAACAGCTGGCTTCAGGGCAGGTACGCGACCAGAACCAGCGGATGATCGAGTATGCTGGGAAGACGATTAAAGTAATGGAGGCTTTCCGGAAAAAAATCCAGATCAACCGGACTAGGGAACTGGAGGAAAACGTATACCGTTGCTTTACTTTCATGATGCAGAAACAAGGAATGATCCAGGGAATTCAGATCGATCCGAATACGCTGGATATCCATTTGATCGATTACAACAACAAGGAACTGCGGAAGGACCAGTTGAGTGCAGGTGAGAAGCAGTTGTTTGCCATCAGCATCATCTGGGGTCTGGCTCAGTCTTCTGGTTATGATATGCCGGTCATTGTTGATACACCCTTGGGTCGGCTAGATTCGAACCATAGGACGAACTTTGTGGAGCGGTATCTGCCCAATGCCGGCAAACAGGTTATTGTTTTGTCCACAGACGAAGAAGTCAACGGACGTTATTATGACATGTTGAAAGAAGACATCCGCGCTGTCTTCACCCTGGTATATAACGAGGAAACCCGGAGCACCTCAATCCATAAAGGCTACTTTGGAGGGATTGAAGGATGATCATGAAGCAGTTGAAACTTTCCAACCAGGAAAGGGATCGTCTGATCCGCATCAAGAGTAAAACCGGGATTAAGAACTGGAATGTGATCTGTCGCTGGGCGCTGTGTGTGTCTCTTGCGGACAGTTCGGTTCCCTATGGTCCAGAGATTCCCTCGGACAGTAATGTGGAAATGTCCTGGCAGACTTTTGGCGGGGAATATAGTGATCTGTATGAGGCTGTGTTCCTGGAACGTTGTAGGAGGGATCAAATTGAAAATACGCCGGAAGCGATCCAGCATTATTTCCGTCTGCATCTGAACAGGGGTATTAATTTCCTGGCTAGCAAAAATGGGCCGAAAGATATCTTTGGTGTTTTGAATCTTATACATATGGAGGATTGACGTTATGAGCACGCAGTACCTGGATTTTTGCGCGACAACGCCTGTAGATCCTCGCGTTCTAGAAGTGATGATGGATATCTATGCCAATCATCCGGGAAATGCGGATAGCCGGACACATATATTCGGGACAGATGCGAAAGGGATCGTCTTACGGTCCCGGAAAACGCTGGCCGAGATTCTGAATATTGATCCCAATGAGATCATTTTTACCAGCGGAGCAACGGAAAGCGACAATACTGCCATCTTGGGGCTTAGAGAGTTTGCGGAGCAGACGGGTCGGAAGCATTTGATTACCACGGCCATAGAGCATAAAGCTGTCTTACAACCTATGAAGTTCCTGGCTGAACACGGTTTTGATGTTGATTTTGTTGCGCCTGACGAGAGTGGTCGGGTAAAAGCTGGAGATGTTTTAAACAAGGTCCGCAAGGATACTCTTCTCGTTAGTGTGATGCATGTAAACAATGAGACTGGTGTGATTCAGCCAGTGCTGGAGATCGGGGAAGCACTGAAGAATACGGAAACGTATTTTCATGTGGATGCTGCTCAGTCTTTCGGTAAACTGAATGATGATCTACGGAAACTATCATATGATATGTTAAGCATTACAGCGCATAAGATCCATGGACCACAAGGAATCGGCGCCGTTGTTATGAAACGGAAAAATTATAAGCGGCCGCCGGTCAGACCGATGCTGTATGGTGGTCAGCAGGAATATGGATTCCGTCCGGGCACGACGCCGGTGGCTATGGTGGCCGCACTGGCAAAAGCAGCTGAGATTATGGATAAGGAATATCCGGGCATGACTCTCGGGCTATGTGCGGAAAAGGAACGTCTCTTGAAAAGCTTTGAAGGACTAGTTTATCAGATCAATGGGGATCCAGATTATACACTTCCGAACATCTTGAACATCAGTTTTGATGGGGTGGATTCGGAGTCAGTCTTTGTAGCTCTCAAGGAATATTATGCGATCTCAAGCGGCAGCGCATGCACATCCGGCAGCTATGATCCTAGTTATGTATTGGTGGCGATGGGCCTGGAACCAAAGCGTATTAGTGAGGCTTTGAGAATCTCCTGGTGGGATAAGAAAATCGATATCAAACCGCTGATTGAATATGTCAAAAGCATGACGGCTTTAAATTGATCATTTCGTTGGAGTCGGATTTAAACCGAAGGAAAATACCTGGAATAATAGTTTTACGGGCGGCTGAAGGGCCGTCCTTTTATATTGTGCGGGGGAATAGAAATTGGTATAATGGTAAAAATCTTAGTAATTGAATTTTAAACGAAAAGAGTGAAGCGTATCATGGCCCGCTTTATGTGCAAATTCGAAGATTGCCGGAATGATGGTGAAAAGGAATTTTTTCGCGCTTGCGAGGCAAATCTGGGCAATGAGATCGTTGTATATCATAATCGGTATATTGATGGCATGGAATTTGATTTCTGTCTGTTGATTCCGGAGTATGGTATTCTACTTGTTGAGGTTAAAGGGTGGAATAAGGAAACATATTTGGGATACAAATATGGTAAATTATGGATTCGTGATGGTTCTGATGAGAAAAAGGAAGATCCGTACAAAGAAGTGCGTGATCATAAATATGCTCTGGACAATCTGATTCTAAACCATCTTGGTATTAAGCCTTTGATGGAAAGAGCGGTATGTTTTACCAGATGGGAAGATGCTTTTGTTCATCAACCGGATCTTGTAGCATATATGGGGCATACAGATCGGTTGCTGTTTGGAAAAGATGACATCGAAAACAAAGACAGGTTTTATCAGAAATTGTATAGTGCTTTTATTCCGGCACAGCGTGAGAAACGCTTTTTTTCGGATGATCAGATGTTCAAGGTTATGGATTTCTTTGATCCAGGATTTGCCCGTGAAGAGTTGGAAAGACAGCGCAAGGAAAACCCGGTGACACCGGAGAAGGAAACCGGAAAAAAGAAAGAGGATCCTCAATCGGAGAACAAGGTATGGCGTGAGATTCCACCCTATTCAATCATAGCGATTGTGCAGGAAGGAGCCGTCAGTGAGCTGGATCATCTGATTGATTATTATGGTCAGGGAACAAAAATAACGGCTATCCTGGTTGGTGAGGATCTGCAAAAACATGCGGCGGAGAAACTGACTGCATTATATCAGTCCTGTTCAATAAAAGCGGACGGAACAGATCTGATTATGTCAGTTGAGGATTCTGAAATTCCATATAAAAAGGGAATCCGCTTGTTTTATTGGAGCAGTTATGTGATTTCTCCGGAAAATGAGCTGGCGAATCGTAAACTTTTTGTTGTTGATGGGAAGAGTGATGACGATACAGTATGGGAAACGCTGAATCTTATTGACACACAGGGGTTTATGAATCTGGCTCAGTATAAGGTGGAACATGCAACTGATCAGAAGCATATCCTGGTAAAAGCCGGCGCCGGCACTGGTAAGACATCTGTCATGATAGACCGTATTGCCTATCTTGTTTATTGTCATCAAATGTCTCCGTTTGAACTCAGAGATCGTATCCTGATGATTACCTTTACAGATGATGCTGCTGATAATATGAGCAGGAAGTTGAAACAGCGTTTTCAAAATCTGTATCTTTTAACAGGGAATGGCGGTTATCTGGCCATGGTCGGACAGATCAATCAGATGCAGATTTCTACGATTCATTCATATGCGCTGAATCTCATTAAAAAGTTGTGTGTGTTTTCAGGATATAGCAATGACCTGGCCGTGGAATCTGGACAGTATAATCGTAAGAAGCATTTGAATAAGGCGTTGGAGGAAGTGGCACAGGAAAAAATCTGTTCCGATCGTCATTATATTCAGAAATTGGGATTGCCATTTTATGAGATAAGGGAAAAACTGCTGAAATTTGTAGGTGCTCTGGAGAATAAGTCCATCGATCTGACCAGGATGGAGCCGGTTTCATTTGGACAGTGCCCCGAATACCCTCTGATTCATGAGCTGTTTATGGAAGTAATCTCCCGTGCTGAAAAGGAATATGCAGAAGAATTGAAGGATAATGGAAAGATTTTTCTTGGCCGTCTTATGCCGGAACTTGTTTGCGCTGTTGAAAGCGGCGTGAGGAATAACAGGTTGCAGGAAGGTTTGGTGTCAAGGGACAGGTATCTGTTTGTGGATGAATTCCAGGATACAGATGATTATCAGATTCAGGTTATTCTACAGATTGTGGAAGCGATGAAGTATCATCTATTTTGTGTGGGAGATCGGAAACAGTGTATTTATCGCTTTAGAGGGGCAGAGGAGGAAGCTTTTGATAAGCTTCGTATAGATGAAAACAAGGATCAATGGGAAAAACCGTTTTTTTTGGTTCATAATTATAGGACGGATAATGAGCTGCTTCAGGCTTTTGAACCGTATTTTATCAGTTGGGGGCAACAAGGATATCTGGTTTATAATCCGGATGAGGATAAGCTGGATAATCCGATAAAAAGTAATGGAGGTACTGTACCGCCGGATTACTATATGAGGAGGATCACAGTTAAAGACAAAGAGGATCGGATTCCGGCATTGTTTGAGGAAGTATGTTCTCGGATGGAAAGCATTCGTAATGACCCGGAGCATCATCGGGCTAAAGAAGAGCGGACAATCGCGATTCTGGTACGGGAGAATTGGCAGGCTCGTGATATCGTGGATTATGCAAGGAGCCATTTTGCTGGAGAATTTGTACTGGAAACGGAAACAGGTGGAGATTTGTTTCAGAGCGATCCTGCGATTGATATGCTGACATTGTGCCAGGCGCTTCAGAAGGATGATCCGGCTGTTTTGAGCCATTTCGCGGAATGCAATCTTATTCAAGCGCATGTTAACAAGTCCCGGTTATATGGTCTGAAGGAACAGAAGATTGGAGGCAGGCTTGCATCTGTTGTCTATTTGCATAGTCTGATCAATGAACGTCTTGAAAAGTGCGCAGGCAAGGATGATTGTAGGTCGTTTGACGAAATAAGATCCAGATTGCGTTATTATCCTGTAATGCAGGTGCTTCACCAGGTATATATGCAGTTGAAACCTTGGGATTATCTGCCTGAAGGGCAGACGTACAGGCTGAATGTGGATGAGCTTTTTGAACGCTTTGTTAGAGGTGGGACCGGTGAAGGAACCAGTCTGGATCATATGACGGAGTATCTGAGTAATTGTATTTTTTCACGGAAAGAGGCGGAAAGACGGATTCCTGATCAG is a genomic window containing:
- a CDS encoding UvrD-helicase domain-containing protein, whose translation is MARFMCKFEDCRNDGEKEFFRACEANLGNEIVVYHNRYIDGMEFDFCLLIPEYGILLVEVKGWNKETYLGYKYGKLWIRDGSDEKKEDPYKEVRDHKYALDNLILNHLGIKPLMERAVCFTRWEDAFVHQPDLVAYMGHTDRLLFGKDDIENKDRFYQKLYSAFIPAQREKRFFSDDQMFKVMDFFDPGFAREELERQRKENPVTPEKETGKKKEDPQSENKVWREIPPYSIIAIVQEGAVSELDHLIDYYGQGTKITAILVGEDLQKHAAEKLTALYQSCSIKADGTDLIMSVEDSEIPYKKGIRLFYWSSYVISPENELANRKLFVVDGKSDDDTVWETLNLIDTQGFMNLAQYKVEHATDQKHILVKAGAGTGKTSVMIDRIAYLVYCHQMSPFELRDRILMITFTDDAADNMSRKLKQRFQNLYLLTGNGGYLAMVGQINQMQISTIHSYALNLIKKLCVFSGYSNDLAVESGQYNRKKHLNKALEEVAQEKICSDRHYIQKLGLPFYEIREKLLKFVGALENKSIDLTRMEPVSFGQCPEYPLIHELFMEVISRAEKEYAEELKDNGKIFLGRLMPELVCAVESGVRNNRLQEGLVSRDRYLFVDEFQDTDDYQIQVILQIVEAMKYHLFCVGDRKQCIYRFRGAEEEAFDKLRIDENKDQWEKPFFLVHNYRTDNELLQAFEPYFISWGQQGYLVYNPDEDKLDNPIKSNGGTVPPDYYMRRITVKDKEDRIPALFEEVCSRMESIRNDPEHHRAKEERTIAILVRENWQARDIVDYARSHFAGEFVLETETGGDLFQSDPAIDMLTLCQALQKDDPAVLSHFAECNLIQAHVNKSRLYGLKEQKIGGRLASVVYLHSLINERLEKCAGKDDCRSFDEIRSRLRYYPVMQVLHQVYMQLKPWDYLPEGQTYRLNVDELFERFVRGGTGEGTSLDHMTEYLSNCIFSRKEAERRIPDQKEENRPIVKCLTVHKAKGLEYGYVILPFTDLAINELKKTGMDVIIRENGRIGYNFTIKDDESMHNNWFDEREEKEEKVKEETRVLYVAMTRAQKCFTWIETEKNGRINWQYLLSEGGSQE